The sequence ACATGCTATTGAAGGATTTAGCGACTGCCTCCGTATGGAAGTCAAAGAATTTGGTATCAAGGTTGTCATCCTTGAACCAGGTGTGATCAATACAGGATTTAACGCAGGAGTCAGCCAAAACTTCTCATACGAATCTAAAAACGGAGCCTACAAACGTTTGGTTAATGGCTACATCAAGGCTATGGAAAATAACCCAACACCAGGTTCAAGCCCAGAAGTTATTTCCCGTACGGTTCTCAAAATCATCAATGCACGTAACCCTAAAACCCGCTACCTTGTCGGTCGCGGCGGTAAACTCTTGGTTGGAATCCGTCGTGTCTTTGGCGATAAATTCTTTGACCGTATGATGCTCATGTCAATGCGTTAATCGAAAAAGGAGAAAACTCATGCGCCTCACTCTCAGTCAACACTATATTGAAAATCTAAGTGCAATCGGTCTAGATTTTAAGTCTATCTTGACCCTAGCCCAACTTCCAGATACGACTTGGAAGGAAGAGCTGACGCTATCAACTCTGGACTACTATCATTTGCTGACAGCTTTTGATAAGGTTGCGAACGACGAGCAAATTCTAGCCATGAGTCGGATCAAGGACATCCAGATGTTCATGCCCCCTTTCTTTGCAGCCTTGTCCTCCAAAAACGGCCTGGCAGCTATTGAACATTTTGCGAAGTTTAAGAAAATCACAGGCCCTATCGTGGTGACAATGGAAGTTTTTGATGACCTTGTGCGTGTCAGCTATCGCTATGACTATCCAGGCCTCGAGCTTCCTCGCTTTGCGGTACTCAATGAACAACTCTTGCTCCTTGACCTGATCCGCACAGGTACGGGGGAGAAAGTCATTCCTGTCCATGTGGGGACTTCCTTTACCTACGAAGAGGTGAGTTTGGAAAACTTTGGCTGCCGTGTGGAGCAAATGGAGGGCAATGAAATCGTCTTTAAAAAATCCGACCTTGATAAACCTTTCCTGACCGCAAACAACGTCATGCTGGATTATCTCGAGCCCCAGCTTAAGGAGCGGCTGGCGGAAGCCATGACGGGCGAAAGTTTCACAGGTCTTGTCCAGCAAAAGCTCTATCAAACTATTCCTAGTGGAGAGTTTGGGATTGAAGATATTGCGGCTTTACTTGGGATTAGCAGCCGAACCTTGCAGCGCAATCTCACAGCCGAAGGTACCAAGTTTAATCAAGAACTACAGAATGTCCAAAAAATTCTAGCCTTTAGCTATTTCAAGAATCCAGAAATCACAACGGAAGAGGTCAGTTATTTGCTAGGGTATTCGGAAGTCTCTTCTTTCTCTCGGGCCTTTAAGAAATGGACAGGGAAAACTATTTCACAATATCGACAGAGTATTTAAGTTTAATTGTAAGGTATAAAGCAAGATATCAATGATTCGACACTCATTTATAAACGTTAAAATAGATAATAAAGCTCTTGTTAGGTATCTAATCCTAGTAAGGGCTTTATAGTTGATAAGCTTAATAATAAAGCATTGATTGTGGTGAGGCTCCACATATCGCTGGATGCCTGCCTCTATTCCTTAGAAATTGAGATTTTCTGGTAACTTTAGCTTTTCTCTGTCTTTTTCTTTTGAACATTTGTCAATGATGTGAGACCAAAAAAGATAAAACCTGACTAGCTTTTTGCTATCCTATCAGGAGCTAGCTCCTGATAGGACTTTTCGCATGTCGATAGGAGATTTCCAGCCCAGAGTCTGCATGGGTAGTCTGTTTGAAGTGTAGAGGTAGCGTTTCATCTGTTTGATGAGGTCGTCATAAGAATAAAATTGTAAGTGCTGGTAGAATCGTCTATTGTCGTTTCTGTGGCTTCGTTCAACCTTACCGTTGTGTCTGGGAGTTCTAGGTCGGATGAGTTTGTGTTCAATGCTTAGTTCACGACAGAGAATATCCAGAGGGTGAACGTGTTTATTTTCCTTGAAATGGGTAAACTCGAAGCCATTGTCCGTTTGTATGATTTTCGGCTTGTAGCCAAAGTGTCGGATGGCCATTTTGACAAATTGGATGGTGGAATGAGAAGATTGTTCCTTGAAAGGGAAGATGAAGCGTTCTCGACTGGCCTCGTCAATGATGGTGTATTGGTAGAATTTATCAGGCATTGCCCCAGTATAGCAGTCTTTTGGCACGTATTTGACAGCCATCTGCCACTTGATACCGAGTTTTGTTGGTGTATCGTAAGGCTTTGGAATATAGGGTTTGGTCTTTGCTTTAGCAGGTTTGAAGAAGTCTAGTTTTCTCAAGATCCGAAAGAGTGAGCAGGGATGCCTGTCATAGCCCTTATTTAATTTGAGCTTGTAGAAGATTTCAATGAGAGTGGCATGGGGGTTTCTTCGAATACAGTTTTTTATCCAGGCTATTTCTTGTTCTGTATGAGCCTTGGGATGGGGTGTCAGAGGTCTGTGAGATTTGTCTTGAAGAGAGGCTTTGGTTCCGTCAAATCGTTTGTTCCACCTCATAAGGGAAGCTTTAGAGACCTTATAGCGTCGGCAGATGAAAGCAACAGAAGCGCCACCACGATAGGTTTTGACAGCATGGTAGCGAGTATCAAGGGTGTGTGGCAAATAACGAAGGGGTTGTGGTATACTAGTCATGAGAAGATTCCTTTTTGATGAGTGGGTGGTACTCTTATCATATCAAGGTTTCTTCTTTTTTGGGAGCTAGGTCTCACATCTATTGTAAGGCTACATTAGCTTTTCTCTGTCTTTTCTTTTCCCTAAAAATATGTTAAAATAAACGAGATACGTGGTTTTGTGCAAAGTTAAGGAAGTAAGATAGAGGCTATGCTGTCGTCAGTTATCGGCTGGGATTGTTGAACCTTTACCTAGCAATGTTGCTGATGAGAAAAGCAATGGAACATGGTGTTATATTTTTGATATATTGACGTTAGAGTGATAAGGCTTGTTTCTTAAACTTTGTGGAAAACACGTAGATTAATTTTTCAGGAGAAACTCATGTCAAAACAAGTGTTTGAAACAATTTTTGCTGGTAAAAAGCTGGCTGTAGAAATCGGTCAGGTTGCCAAACAAGCCAATGGTGCTGCTTTAGTCCGTTATGGGGATTCAACGGTCTTGAGTGCTGCAGTTATGTCTAAGAAAATGTCCACAGGCGATTTCTTCCCACTTCAAATTAATTATGAAGAAAAAAGGTACGCAGCTGGGAAATTCCCCGGTGGTTTTAACAAGCGTGAAGGCCGTCCATCAACCGATGCCACTTTAACGGCTCGCTTAATTGATCGTCCGATTCGTCCCATGTTTGCGGAAGGTTTTCGCAATGAAGTCCAAGTCATTAATACGGTTCTGTCTTATGATGCCGATGCGAGTGCTCCTATGGCTGCTATGTTTGGCAGTTCACTGGCACTTTCGATTTCAGATATTCCTTTTAATGGCCCGATTGCTGGGGTACAAGTTGCTTACCTTGATGGTCAATATGTCATTAATCCTACAGTCGAACAAAAGAAAGCTTCGCTTTTAGAATTGACTGTCGCTGGAACCAAGGAAGCCATCAACATGGTTGAGTCTGGTGCTAAGGAATTGTCAGAAGATATTATGCTTGAAGCCCTTCTCAAGGGACATGAGGCGGTACGTGAATTAATTGCTTTCCAAGAGGAAATTATAGCAGCTGTTGGTAAAGAAAAAAGCTGACGTTGAATTGTTGCATGTGGATGCTGATTTGCAGGCTGAAATTGTTGGAAAATACAATGCGGACCTTCAAAAGGCTGTTCAAATTGAGGAAAAGAAAACCCGCGAAACTGCAACAGAAGCCGTCCAAGAGCACGTGATCGCTGAATACGAAGAGCGCTATGCTGAACACGAGGAACATGATCGCATCATGCGCGACGTAGCTGAAATCCTTGAACAGATGGAACATGCAGAGGTCCGCCGTCTTATCACAGAAGACAAGGTTCGTCCTGACGGCCGTCGTGTTGATGAAATCCGTCCGCTTGATGCAGAGATTGATTTCTTGCCAAAAGTACATGGTTCAGGTCTCTTTACTCGTGGACAAACCCAGGCCTTATCAGTGCTAACATTGGCTCCAATGGGAGATACCCAAATTGTGGACGGGCTTGATGAAGAATATAAAAAACGCTTCATGCATCATTATAATTTTCCGCAATATTCGGTTGGAGAAACAGGACGGTATGGAGCGCCAGGACGCCGAGAAATCGGTCATGGTGCTCTTGGTGAACGTGCTTTGGCCCAAGTTCTACCAAGTTTGGAAACATTTCCTTATGCTATTCGTTTAGTAGCTGAAGTGTTAGAATCAAACGGTTCCTCATCACAGGCTTCAATTTGTGCGGGAACGCTCGCTCTTATGGCTGGTGGTGTACCTATCAAAGCACCAGTTGCAGGTATTGCTATGGGACTTATCTCAGACGGCACTAACTATACCGTTTTGACCGATATCCAAGGACTAGAAGATCACTTTGGCGATATGGACTTTAAAGTTGCAGGTACCCGTGAAGGTATCACAGCTTTGCAAATGGATATTAAGATTGAGGGTATTACGCCACAGATTTTAGAAGAAGCTCTTGCCCAAGCTAAAAAAGCACGTTTTGAAATTCTTGATGTGATTGAAGAAGCCATTCCTGCACCACGTCTAGAATTAGCACCGACAGCACCTAAAATTGACACAATTAAAGTTGATGTAGATAAAATCAAGATTGTCATTGGCAAGGGCGGTGAAACCATTGATAAGATTATTGAAGAAACTGGCGTTAAAATTGATATTGATGAAGACGGTAATATTGCTATCTACTCTAGTGATCAAGAGGCGATTAATCGTACTAAGGAAATTATTGCAGGTTTGGTACGTGAAGCTAAGGTTGGTGAAGTTTATGAGGCTGAAGTTGTCCGTATTGAGAAATTCGGTGCTTTTGTGAATCTTTTTGATAAGACAGATGCACTCGTTCATATCTCTGAGATAGCTTGGACCCGCACGAATAAAGTAGAAGATGTTTTGGCTGTTGGGGATAAGGTTACGGTCAAAGTTGTTAAAGTAGATGATAAGGGCCGTATTGATGCTTCTATGAAAGCTTTATTACCACGTCCGCCAAGATCTGAAAAGTCAACTAAGGACCATCAATCTGTCAGTCATCATGGTTCTCCTAAAGACAATAAAGGTAAAGAAGAATATGATAAATAAATTTAATAAAGAACTTGATATGGCACTTAGAAGTTTTATCAAGGAGCCTGATAATTTTTTAAATAGTTTGACGCTTGTTAATAGTCTTCATTCTTTCCCTGTCTTGGCTAGTGATCAGCCTTATGCCATTGCTCTTGATGGTCAAAAAGTGACGCCAGTCTTTACAGATGCGGAGGATTTGAAACTTTTTAAAGCACAGCAAACGAGTGCCAGAAAGCAAAATTGGGTAGAGCGTCCTAGTCTGGATGTTTTAGAAGAAGTTATCGTCAATCGCTTGAATGGGATAGTCTATAATATTAAACGAACAGGTGATTTTGGAAATTCCACGATTTTCAAAAGTAATGAATTGGTGCAGTTTATCAATAATTACACTGTTATTCTTAATACTGTTTTTAATGAGGCCAATCAAGAAGCCGATATCTTAGATAAATATTATCTGGTACCAGCTTTCATTCATCCTAAAGATAATGATGATTTTGATAAGGGCTTTCCTACTATGTCAAATTCAGATGGAGAAAGCTATGTTCCTATCTTTTCGAATTTGCCAAGTTTTGTCAAATGGTATCATGATAAAGAATTTGGTCTTCCTTTCAGAGAAGCACAAGGTGTTATTATGACTTGGAAAATCGCCGATATTCAAGAATCAGAAACGAAAGCCTCAACGCTAGGAGTAGTTATTAATCCTTTTGATGACAAGCAAATTGTTGTTGAATGGTCGGGCATGGAATAAAGGAGATATTATGGGTTGGTGGAAAGAAACCATTGATATTGTCAAAGAAAAAGATCCCGCAGCACGGACAGCGCTGGAGGTTCTTTTGACCTACCCAGGTGTTAAGGCTTTAGCTGCTCATTGCTTATCTCATTTTTTGTGGACACATCATTGTAAATTGTTGGCTCGGATGCATAGTCAGTTTTGGCGCTTTTGGACACAAATTGAGATTCATCCCGGTGCTGAAATTGCAGAAGGTGTCTTTATTGATCACGGATCAGGTTTAGTTATTGGTGAGACTGCCGTCGTAGAAAAAGGAGCCATGCTTTATCATGGTGTGACACTTGGTGGTACGGGTAAAGAGACTGGGAAACGGCATCCAACGATTCGTCAAGGGGCTCTTATTTCTGCACATTCACAAGTTATTGGTCCGGTTGAGGTTGGCTCGGGTGCTAAGGTGGGTGCAGGTGCAGTTGTTGTTTCGGATGTTCCAGCAGACGTCACTGTGGTTGGTGTTCCAGCCAAGGTTGTCCGTGTTCATGGTCAAAAAGATGAAACAGCTATCCATGAAATCGAAGAAAGCCGTGAATATTACCTCAAAAAACTAGAAGAAGCTAAGGAAGCTAGTTTTCACTCGTCAGGGCTGTGATAGTCTTACTTGGCTGGTTGTACTTTTTACCAAAGAAAAAAGACTCCTAAAAAATGATTGGAGAATAGAATATATGATAAAAATTTATGACACTTTGACACGCAGTCTGCGTGAATTTGTTCCAATTCATGAAAATACAGTTAATATGTATGTTTGCGGACCAACTGTTTATAATTATATTCATGTAGGCAATGGCCGTTCTGCTATCGCTTTTGATACGGTTCGCCGCTATTTTGAATACCGTGGTTATACTGTCAATTATATTTCCAATTTTACAGATGTTGATGATAAAATCATTAAGGCAGCTGCGAAAGCTGGTATGACTACCAAAGCGTTATCTGATAAGTTTATTGCAGCTTTTAAGGAAGATGTTGCTGCTCTTGGTGTCAAACCTGCGACTGAGAATCCTCGCGTTATTGATTACATGCAGGAAATTATTGATTTTGTCCAAGTTTTAGTTGACAAGGGCTTTGCTTATGAATCATCAGGAGATGTTTATTTCCGTGTTCGTAAATCTGATAATTATGCTGCTTTGGCCAATAAAACTTTGGAAGAATTAGAGATCGGTGCCAGCGGCCGAGTGGATGCTGAAAGTGATCGCAAAGAAGATCTCTTAGACTTCGCTCTTTGGAAGGCAGCTAAGGAAGGTGAAATTGCTTGGGATAGTCCTTGGGGAGCGGGCCGTCCGGGTTGGCACATTGAATGTTCAGTGATGGCAACAACCATTTTAGGAGATACTATTGATATCCATGGTGGCGGTGCTGACCTTGAGTTTCCTCATCATACTAATGAAATTGCTCAATCAGAAGCTAAAACAGGGAAAAAATTTGCCAATTACTGGATGCATAATGGCTTTGTTAATATTGACAATGAGAAAATGTCCAAATCTTTAGGTAATTTTATCACTGTTCACGATGCTCTCAAGACAATGGATGGACAGGTT comes from Streptococcus troglodytae and encodes:
- a CDS encoding helix-turn-helix domain-containing protein is translated as MRLTLSQHYIENLSAIGLDFKSILTLAQLPDTTWKEELTLSTLDYYHLLTAFDKVANDEQILAMSRIKDIQMFMPPFFAALSSKNGLAAIEHFAKFKKITGPIVVTMEVFDDLVRVSYRYDYPGLELPRFAVLNEQLLLLDLIRTGTGEKVIPVHVGTSFTYEEVSLENFGCRVEQMEGNEIVFKKSDLDKPFLTANNVMLDYLEPQLKERLAEAMTGESFTGLVQQKLYQTIPSGEFGIEDIAALLGISSRTLQRNLTAEGTKFNQELQNVQKILAFSYFKNPEITTEEVSYLLGYSEVSSFSRAFKKWTGKTISQYRQSI
- a CDS encoding DDE-type integrase/transposase/recombinase, which translates into the protein MTSIPQPLRYLPHTLDTRYHAVKTYRGGASVAFICRRYKVSKASLMRWNKRFDGTKASLQDKSHRPLTPHPKAHTEQEIAWIKNCIRRNPHATLIEIFYKLKLNKGYDRHPCSLFRILRKLDFFKPAKAKTKPYIPKPYDTPTKLGIKWQMAVKYVPKDCYTGAMPDKFYQYTIIDEASRERFIFPFKEQSSHSTIQFVKMAIRHFGYKPKIIQTDNGFEFTHFKENKHVHPLDILCRELSIEHKLIRPRTPRHNGKVERSHRNDNRRFYQHLQFYSYDDLIKQMKRYLYTSNRLPMQTLGWKSPIDMRKVLSGASS
- a CDS encoding SseB family protein, yielding MINKFNKELDMALRSFIKEPDNFLNSLTLVNSLHSFPVLASDQPYAIALDGQKVTPVFTDAEDLKLFKAQQTSARKQNWVERPSLDVLEEVIVNRLNGIVYNIKRTGDFGNSTIFKSNELVQFINNYTVILNTVFNEANQEADILDKYYLVPAFIHPKDNDDFDKGFPTMSNSDGESYVPIFSNLPSFVKWYHDKEFGLPFREAQGVIMTWKIADIQESETKASTLGVVINPFDDKQIVVEWSGME
- the cysE gene encoding serine O-acetyltransferase; its protein translation is MGWWKETIDIVKEKDPAARTALEVLLTYPGVKALAAHCLSHFLWTHHCKLLARMHSQFWRFWTQIEIHPGAEIAEGVFIDHGSGLVIGETAVVEKGAMLYHGVTLGGTGKETGKRHPTIRQGALISAHSQVIGPVEVGSGAKVGAGAVVVSDVPADVTVVGVPAKVVRVHGQKDETAIHEIEESREYYLKKLEEAKEASFHSSGL
- the cysS gene encoding cysteine--tRNA ligase, whose amino-acid sequence is MIKIYDTLTRSLREFVPIHENTVNMYVCGPTVYNYIHVGNGRSAIAFDTVRRYFEYRGYTVNYISNFTDVDDKIIKAAAKAGMTTKALSDKFIAAFKEDVAALGVKPATENPRVIDYMQEIIDFVQVLVDKGFAYESSGDVYFRVRKSDNYAALANKTLEELEIGASGRVDAESDRKEDLLDFALWKAAKEGEIAWDSPWGAGRPGWHIECSVMATTILGDTIDIHGGGADLEFPHHTNEIAQSEAKTGKKFANYWMHNGFVNIDNEKMSKSLGNFITVHDALKTMDGQVLRFFFATQHYRKPFNFTEKAIRDAEINLKYLKNTYEQPFTATVDEAAFTRFLEKFQAAMDEDFNTANGITVVFELAKWINSGHYDQTVKDKFAEILQIFGVVFKEEVLDAEIEKLIEERQKARAARDFTKADAIRDDLAAQGIKLLDTKDGVRWTRD